In Cheilinus undulatus linkage group 14, ASM1832078v1, whole genome shotgun sequence, the genomic stretch ttcagaaaatgtttgctgaaactagtttttctcagattttctcctcatgatgtcatgtgggtagccccgcccccaggttcagttggccctccccacttggagaaagttccaccctcttcccctgatcctcctctcagctggcagctaagACGAGGAttaggagagccacatccattaagccacttccatttcctgaaaggggtggagtcaggggaggacacagaaacggctcgttctgagcagggctgaaacagaggggtttttagacgtgcaaaaatcctataccaGAGTGTTCtgtcagcaacaaacttcacaggcatgtttttgggacctctgagaccaatataaacttgtcttacaggagtcaaatatgtgacctttaagcttgtatttttcttttctccagTTGATCCTGTCATTATTCTTCTGAAAAGAAAGAGgcaagaggagaggaggaagttTAAAGTGACTGTTAAAGGCACAGtctatctttttttgtttgtttgtttttttttgtagtttttttaacACAGTCCAAGACATTCTTACATCATTGCTGAAAGAAGTTAGAAGTTTATCTTTCTTTGTTCTACAAAAAactaaagaggaagaaaagaatgGACGTGGTGGGCCCCACACGTGTGCTCGCCCAGGGGCCCAGAGCTGCTAAGTCTGCCTCTGCACATCTGTTATTAGGGTTTGTTGGGCACCACTATGTAGTTTGTCATGAATTTATGGCCTTGTGATGACCTGATCTGACACAATGTCCATCATAACATAAAGTAAGACAGTCTGACCTCTAAAAGAGTAAATCACGTGTTGAAGACACAAATGAATGAATACAAGTTTATTTAGAATAGGTAAGTCTAGAGGTATTACAGTAAGGTCTACACAAAAAGTTTTCATAAAACCACCCAGAACTGGTAAAaaagaaattttgttttttttcgtATGATTACAAAAAGACAACACTTCCTCTATTTCTTACAACAAGCTCATTATATACTGATATTTCTGACATTGCTTGATTAATCAATTCTCACTCAAGGCCTACAAATAGTAGGATTCTGATTCATATTTTCGCACAACAAAAATAACTTGAAGTGGTTTGAGATGATGTGTGGATGTTGTTGATCAGTGGAGTGGAGACAGAGCTGTTACAGGAAGTGATCGGCACATCaaacaacccacatactcagctctgctgctcatcccacaaaggcATGCTCCTTACTAACGTGACTCCATttcaaagggaaataaacaggcattATAACAGTCTAAGATTCACACCAAGATGTATTATTCCAACAAAGAAATACTCCATCAAACACAGacttccttactttttgtgctaagtttatctAAAGTGAATGTTTAGTCTGTACCGTGTGGTTTGGAAGAATCCTCATGTTCAGACGCCGTCTGTGTTGTCCCTGGTGGCGTGTTCTCCTTTGGTGTTGTAGTCGGTCTTGTTGAGTTTCTGTTGtcattgtctaaaaaataacCAACAAAACAGtccaaagtacaaaaaagttAGTACACTGTGAAatgactaaataaaaataaagtgataTGCAAATCTCTTTTACCTTACATTTAATCTAACCCAGCAAGACAAAATATATGTACTGTTTTAACTGGTAAAATGTGTTGCCAATTGgaacacattctgaatttgatgcaaAATAAGATAGCAAAAGTGTGCAATAGATCCCTCACAGACTTTACCATTTGACATTGGGACAGCCCTTAGCCTTCATGGATTTAGCAGGAATGCGCCTCAAAGTCAGTGAATGTAGACATTGGGCCACAACAgctacaacagcatggcttcacagtaaaagaagGCAGGGCCTAGACTGGCCTGTATGTAGTCCAGACTCATTGAAAATCTACAGAGCATTATGAAGCACAAACGCTTGAAAGCAAAAGAACTGCACTTTCAGTACTTCACCCCTCAGTCCACAGTGACTTCAGTATTGGTAGAGGAAAAGGTGATGTAGCAGAGTTGTAAACaggctcctgtcccaacttttatggaacaTGTTGCAGTCATAAAACTCTGAATGTGTGTTATTTCCAACCAATACATCCTACCAGATACAACATTAAATATCGTGTTGTTGTCTCtacacagtgtcccagcttttctggAATTGAGCTTTATAAAAATAGGTAAAGTAATTCTCACCAGGTTTGTCCCCTGAAGTTGGAGGTCTGAAGGGGAACAGCTGACGGTTGCCATCAGCAGTCACTTCACACTGCAGTGAGTCGATGTTATGATGAGGCTGAAGGGTTAAATCAGTGAAGCAGGGAAGCTCTGACGACCTCTCAGCGTTTTCAACAACATCTCTACCTTCATAAAGCCACTTCACTGTGTGTACGCAGAGACTCGATAACACATAGCAGCGTAATCTCTTTGGATTATTGCTAATTTCGGTCACTGGCAGAGATGGAGACATTAGGAGAAAAAGACAACAGTCAGATTAGACAATAGTCGCTGAAATAAGAGTTCTTCTAATGATTCAGGATGTAGAAATAAAACAGTCTGAgctgaaaacaggattttacaggctgcagaccgttcatctctCAAGGCCACTCACACAGTTCATCTGAGATGGCATacatctcagaatggaaatacatgctttAACTcgcaaaataaatgaattaggATTAAACTTGAATTTAGGCTTAGGGTATGGGAAAAGGAAAGAGTAgaggttaaaagtaaaaaaaaaactgacgtGAAAAACCCATTTACGAgtcatttaataaaacaaacattcaaatgcataaagtgtagcttacatagctccgtTAGCTGCAAAGCTAAGTAGATAACAATGCTACctagcaaatgtagctgatgcaactaaagctaagctcacaaagcagctatgtaagctacatatctacttTATCTGCATAACTAGTTTAACTTTAGCTGCACTTGTTAAAGCTCAaggttgctaaagctaacttagctataaatAAAGGAGCTCCATGGCTAACATGGCTAcatagccaacatagctaaagctaagctcacgaaacagctatgtaagctacacatctacattatctgcatagctagGTTAACTTAAGCTACACTTTTCTAAGCTCATGGTTGCTAAAGATAACTTAACAATAGATAATGGGGCCTTATAGCTAACACAGCCAGcatagctaacattgctaaagctaagcccacaaagcagctgtgtaagctatgcaggtacatagctacatagcctACATAGCCAGCTACATAGccaacacagctaaagctaagctcacaaagcagctatgtaagctacatatctacttAATCTACATAACAAGGTTAACTTAAGCTACACTTGCTAAAGCTCAaggttgctaaagctaacttagctataaatAAAGGAGCTTCATGGCTAAAATGGCTACATAGccaatatagctaaagctaagctcacaaaacagctatgtaagctacacatctacattatctgcatagctagGTTAACTTAAGCTACACTTTTCGAAGCTTATGGTTGCTAAagataacttagctatagatataGGTGCCCTGTAGCTAACACAGCCAGCATAGCTAGCATAACTAAAGCTAAGCCCACAAAGTAGATGTATAAGGTATGCAGGCACATATTTATATagccaacaaagctaaagctaagctcacgatacagctatgtaagctacatatctacgtTATCTGTATAACTAGGTTAACTTAAGCTACACTTGCTAAAGCTCAAGGTTGCTAAAGATAACTTTAAGTAAAAGTGTTCTATAGCTAACACaggtaacatagctaacattgctaaagctaagcccacaaagcagctgtgtaaGCCATGCagttacatagctacatagcaaacatagccggctgaaaacaggatttaaatGCTCACTGGTCAGGACAGACAGATGAACATGAGTGTCGTCGCCCTGTTTCCTCCCTGATGTGTACTGCTGACAGCTGTAATGACTAATGGCCTCATACGTGACCTTCTTTATAACCAGAGAGCAGTCCTCTCTAACAGCCAGTCTGTCTGATTTAGATCCAGGCTTCTCAACAATCTTCCCGTTCTTGATCAGCTCCACTGAGTTTCTCTTAAAGCTGCCCATCCATGTAGTACTGCTACAGTTAGGCTGATCTTTAAGGACGTTTTCACAAGCCAATGTGGCGTCATCTCCAAATTTAGCTGTGATGAAAAGATCTTTTACTCCATCTGCTTTtgctgaggagaaaaagaacatgaatattaaactaaaataaaaatatatcagttTTGTTACAAGAGAGTCTGAAGCTTATTCTTTTACATTGGTTTGCACAGGTGGACAAAACAGTTGGTACCCttacattaaagaaagaaaaacccaggATGGTCACTGAattaacttgaaactgacaatgataataataaattaaaatatattgaaaATTAACTGATAAAAGTCAtgcattgcttttgaactgtggttggagagaatcatgataaaacaaacTAGCCTGGATTGGACTGATGGCACCcctagaaaaaataaaatctgaccTTAGGGACATGTTAACCCTCATGTGTCCCTTTGTACTATTTTGGGACAATTTCTTATGCCTTTCAACAccattttagtttgagttttcAAGCCTCAGGCTTGAGCTTTGGCAatcttctgtatttttatgGCATTTTGAAACATTCTGTCTTAACTCATACCCTATGTCTAAAATGCACTGTGTAGAaaaatcctgacatttgtgtcCCTAGTGTCCATTTTGGTTCCATCTACTTCCATTataattttaattcttttaattcttttaatcattttaatcgTTTAATCCTGGAGCCATAAGaatacaaaaacatgcatttaataaatgcttgggatttttcttttttttttttctttttaagttgtaattttttctgttttccaccAGATGGCACCATTTCCCTATTCTGGTCTATGGGGaaaaacattgcatttttaGAATGTCTTATTCTTTGACCTCAccatacacacccacacacacaattGTTTATACCTTGCACTTTTGATAGCATGAAAAATAACAATGCATAAAAAACAATGCTGCTGAAAATCAGTGGCATATAccagaaaatcttttttttttgcctctgcaTGCAGAATGTTGAAAACAGTTAGATTTTCATTGTATTCCCTATCTTAAACACCAGGGATTTCCATGACAGGCTCTAataaaaaagagattaaaatttttcaacgtaattttgtacatttattaTTATGAGAGGGGttggttaaataaagtttgaaaattgTATAAAATTTGAATAGCCTAACTTATGAAACGAGCCCTTTTAGttcaaaaagacacaaacaggTGTAAAACTAAACAGATGCATGAAGCTTAAAGGGACTATTGGCAAGTTTTCTGCTCTCACACTTCCCATTTTTGAGTATGTATTGGTGTGCACTTTATCCTGATGTGAAAAACGAGGTTCTTTATTTCTTCCATgcttgcctgtataagcctgttgAGTCATTCATCTGTAAAGAACTCAACGGATGTCACGTGGGGTGCTACGTACGCGCACCcccctgctctgtttgtccCTGGCTACGGTGTGTAGAATGGAAAGAAACGGCGATGGAGAAGGCTGCCTCCGTGAGTAAATGAGCGGCTAGCGCAACCTTACcatccacacaaactcagaattaacattaaaaatcaaacaaacaaacaaacaaaaaaaaacccagatagttttatctgctgaagcccgtcaagaTAAATGAGAGCTTGACCGACGCAGGGGGAAATCAAGGGTAAATAtcggtggagcatttgagaaacaGAGGGAGCTTTGCTCTGTGCTTGGGATAAATActgatccagagatggccgaCTTTCTGTAGAAAAAGTAGGGCATGACGTCGggccatgaaatacaatgtagtgttttatgttctaTAAAACCTATGCTAAATTACGTTAGCTTGCTTatgaagatgctatccaaacaacgcTAACGTCAcattgctcatttagtgtttaattttgttacttcacttacctcctctgtattcATGGTGccagtaaatcaccttggtctgcgtgggtatcagctgataaaccggaggctcATTCATGTGCAAGGAGTGCGCTGTCGTGGACAAGCAACACAAATCCGTAGTAGTTTGCCTAATGGCTGGCggtgactgattttttttctgaaagttaCATATAGCCTCTTTAAACTAAGGTGTTTcctgtaattagcatcacaggttagtctgccttttttaaagggtgaaaagtagcaactGTGCTGTTaagtaccacactgaacatgtagaacagaaagctaaggagagaGTTGTCCTAGGAGATTAGAAAGTCAatgatagacaagcatgttaaaggtaaaggcaaTAAGACCATCTCTAAGCAGCTCCATGTTCCTATGACTACAGTTGACCAtacattagtttgtttttttaaaacacaattcaaaagcaatgtctgattctCATTAGCtaattttcagtacatttttatttataattacttttgtcagttttaagtcatttcagtgaccattatggaatttttctttctttaacagaggagtaccaacaattttgtccatgtgtacGTGAGTAAAAAGGCCATGAAGTAGCTTTATAGAATACTTCTGCCAAAGCAAAAACGGTTATAAATGTTGTGAATATTCTTACCAGTGAATTGAGGCAGCGCTGTAAGAAAACCAAATAAGTGAATCCATTTGAGCCCCATCGTGTTTCTCTGTCGCTTCCTCTGCTCTAAAACTATCTGAGTCTCTACAGCGGTCCTCTTCATGAGAGATGCCGAAGCTATTTCCTTTTCTGAGAACTGTGACGCCTCCTCTAACTGATGTTGGGCCTGGGTTTAACTCTGTAATGCCTGAACCATCAAATAATTGACAGAACATTCCAATTTTTGAAACTGGAGCCTTTTTTGGTCCCTTTGAACAAaccaatttgttttttgtttttcaaatatcAGTCTGCATATATGACTTTCACTTTGTATCAGATTTGATACAACTGGCAACAATGCCCAAAGTTTCGTTTTTCTCAACTAACGAAAATAtagtaaaaaacagaaataactgGCAATTTGGTCATTCTTATTCCAAATAATAACATCATTTCCATTATCTATTATTATTCTATCATGCAGCAATGACAATTCCACCAATGCAGCTGGCAGAGTGGAAGAGGAacctttcagttattttggcAGATTTTGCAGACAAccacagcttttattttgcttGGTGGTAGGcctgaaaacagtttttgtctttgttcagGCAAGGATGCACTCTGCATTTCTCTCAGTGGACATGGCAAAGTGACCTGTGCAGTGCTTGCATCTCTGTCAGATTTTCCAAGTAAGAAATTACCAAGGCCATCCTTTCTCACACCAACCCCCACCAAACAGCTGGGGTGCCCCCAGTGAGAAGTGTGTCTGTGCCTCGCACAGAGTCTCTCCGTGACTCTCAgttgtggtgaggtaaaataactcatAGCACGGATGAGTTTGCTTGAAGGTTCAACATTATGTTGTCCCgcgtgcagctgctttgacatgctgttattgtttaggagggggcgggCCGCAGGATGTTTGTTACGTGAGGCACAGATTGTGCCACGCTTTAGTGTACCCCCGGATCATATTCCTCAGGGTGCTTttacattaggcccagttgttttgagCCGTGAC encodes the following:
- the LOC121521708 gene encoding uncharacterized protein LOC121521708; translated protein: MGLKWIHLFGFLTALPQFTAKADGVKDLFITAKFGDDATLACENVLKDQPNCSSTTWMGSFKRNSVELIKNGKIVEKPGSKSDRLAVREDCSLVIKKVTYEAISHYSCQQYTSGRKQGDDTHVHLSVLTMTEISNNPKRLRCYVLSSLCVHTVKWLYEGRDVVENAERSSELPCFTDLTLQPHHNIDSLQCEVTADGNRQLFPFRPPTSGDKPDNDNRNSTRPTTTPKENTPPGTTQTASEHEDSSKPHVTEISKKPKRLRCYVISKQHINTVKWLYEGRDVDKRTSQTHCYTDLTLQPHHNIDSLQCEVTADDNHQLFPFRPPSSEDKPDKDNRLSTRPTTTPKENTPPGTTQTASEHEDSSKPHDCSGCSALDVAMFALRVAELLMVSVLTHKVTRRSPPLYAAVCQRHIQEHSRTDTFGLINKQQHPW